One Acidobacteriota bacterium DNA window includes the following coding sequences:
- a CDS encoding PH domain-containing protein: MDANQFVQEVTQPSLDVTAFQPLDPRVVKLWRLTYLITFGILLLILLGAVVSIGVAVPAARIWLVVGWLALTAVSLWFSFWFPPRYYHSWRWRIDARVLELRHGRLIQHTRLIPLARLQHVDLERGPLERIFGLASLVIHTAGTHAASTRIPGLEAGDAARLRDHLVEIGGDDAV, translated from the coding sequence ATGGATGCAAATCAATTTGTTCAGGAAGTTACTCAACCGTCATTGGACGTGACAGCGTTTCAACCGCTCGATCCGCGTGTGGTCAAACTCTGGCGACTGACGTATCTGATCACCTTTGGCATCTTATTGCTGATTCTGCTGGGAGCCGTCGTCAGCATTGGCGTGGCTGTGCCTGCTGCAAGAATTTGGCTCGTTGTTGGCTGGCTCGCCCTGACGGCAGTAAGTTTGTGGTTCAGTTTCTGGTTTCCGCCACGGTATTACCATTCGTGGCGTTGGCGGATTGATGCGCGCGTGTTGGAACTTCGCCACGGACGATTGATCCAACATACACGGCTGATCCCTCTGGCTCGATTGCAGCATGTGGATTTGGAACGCGGTCCGCTGGAACGAATATTCGGCCTGGCTTCGCTGGTCATTCACACCGCCGGAACGCATGCGGCCAGCACCAGGATTCCGGGACTCGAAGCCGGCGATGCCGCGCGATTGCGCGACCATCTGGTCGAAATCGGAGGCGATGATGCAGTTTGA
- a CDS encoding serine/threonine protein kinase, which translates to MQNDRWRQIETLFHQALERPLQERGLFLGMACGADAALRGEVESLLAAQGKSDGLLETPAADLAAEWAKTCGRAPGRTEQLKQQAIGPYQILYKLGKGGMGEVYLAEDSRLRRKVALKLLPAEIANQKERLRRFKMEAQAASATNHPNIITIYEIGVVDSVHFLATEFVEGQTLRKLMTSRELQVTDALDIAIQIAGALSAAHAAGVRHRDIKPENIMVRPDGVVKVLDFGLAKMTEPRAILTNSTATTFVDANTMPGMVVGTAQYMSPEQTRGLEVDHRTDIFSLGVVLYEMVTGDAPFSGEEIIDVMASIAHRKHVPLSKLAPTTPLRLEQIVNQALQKNRDQRYQNAADLLNDLKALKQELDAKAWLSRFPGDNC; encoded by the coding sequence ATGCAGAATGATCGTTGGCGACAAATCGAAACCTTGTTTCATCAGGCGCTTGAGCGGCCGCTGCAGGAACGCGGATTGTTTTTGGGAATGGCTTGCGGAGCGGATGCGGCGCTCCGCGGCGAGGTGGAATCGTTATTGGCGGCTCAGGGAAAAAGCGATGGCTTGCTGGAAACTCCCGCCGCGGATTTGGCTGCGGAATGGGCGAAAACGTGTGGCCGAGCTCCCGGCAGGACTGAGCAACTGAAACAACAGGCAATCGGTCCGTACCAGATTCTCTACAAACTCGGCAAAGGCGGAATGGGCGAAGTTTACCTGGCCGAAGACAGTCGGTTACGGCGCAAGGTGGCCCTGAAGCTGTTGCCCGCGGAAATCGCCAACCAAAAAGAGCGATTGCGTCGCTTCAAAATGGAAGCCCAGGCCGCCAGTGCCACCAACCATCCGAACATCATCACCATTTACGAAATCGGCGTTGTGGATTCTGTTCACTTTCTGGCCACGGAATTTGTCGAAGGTCAGACGTTGCGAAAATTGATGACCAGCCGGGAATTGCAAGTCACCGACGCCCTGGACATTGCCATTCAGATTGCCGGAGCGCTTTCGGCAGCGCATGCGGCGGGAGTGCGTCACCGCGACATCAAACCGGAAAATATCATGGTGCGACCTGATGGAGTGGTGAAGGTCTTGGATTTCGGTTTGGCCAAGATGACTGAGCCGCGTGCGATTCTGACAAATTCGACGGCCACCACCTTTGTTGACGCGAACACCATGCCCGGAATGGTAGTGGGAACGGCGCAATACATGTCGCCGGAACAAACGCGTGGGTTGGAGGTGGATCATCGAACGGACATTTTCAGTCTGGGCGTTGTGCTGTACGAAATGGTGACCGGAGATGCGCCTTTCAGCGGAGAAGAAATCATTGATGTGATGGCGTCAATCGCTCACCGCAAACACGTTCCGTTGTCCAAACTTGCGCCGACGACGCCGCTCCGACTGGAACAAATCGTCAATCAAGCTCTGCAAAAAAATCGCGACCAGCGGTACCAAAATGCCGCCGACTTGCTGAATGACCTGAAAGCCTTAAAGCAGGAACTAGACGCCAAAGCCTGGCTGTCGCGATTTCCTGGCGACAATTGTTGA
- a CDS encoding DNA-binding protein, protein MNTFCRAVVLAALWSVANQVLLAQTKNISDKTRGQAEVPAWEEASTTSVRTYVLRLKPGQDLRAELERFAKAKAIQAGYIITCVGSLRKASLRLADKSDSTNYAGKFEIVSLVGTLSPDGPHLHISISDGDGKTLGGHLVTGCEIYTTAEIVIGDAIGLRMTREPDAQSGYQELKVYKISRKQH, encoded by the coding sequence ATGAATACGTTTTGCCGGGCGGTTGTTTTGGCGGCATTGTGGAGCGTCGCCAACCAGGTTCTGCTTGCGCAGACAAAAAACATTTCAGACAAAACACGGGGCCAAGCGGAAGTTCCCGCCTGGGAAGAAGCCTCAACCACGAGTGTCAGGACTTATGTGCTGCGGTTAAAGCCGGGGCAGGATTTACGCGCGGAGTTGGAGCGATTTGCCAAGGCCAAGGCTATTCAGGCGGGATACATCATCACTTGCGTCGGCAGTTTGCGAAAAGCCTCATTGCGGTTGGCGGATAAAAGCGATTCGACAAATTATGCCGGGAAATTCGAGATCGTTTCACTGGTCGGGACACTGTCGCCGGATGGGCCGCACCTGCATATTTCCATTTCGGATGGCGATGGGAAAACCTTGGGCGGGCATTTGGTGACGGGATGCGAAATTTACACGACAGCAGAAATTGTGATCGGTGACGCCATAGGCTTGAGAATGACCAGAGAACCGGACGCCCAAAGCGGATACCAGGAACTGAAGGTTTACAAAATATCCAGGAAACAGCATTGA
- a CDS encoding alpha/beta hydrolase, which produces MILVHGGLDHARNWDWVARELCGDFHVYAHDLRGHGNSQQAHGALYTVAEHVLDLSALVDVITTNDKSSEPIYLIGHSLGGVISTLYTGIFPEKVKKLVSIEGLGPPPTHRVYDPAPKRMRRWIDEIRQIEKREPRSYPDLESAVNRMKEANPHLSDEVARHLTLHGTNWNSDGSLSWKFDNFARPFPPFGYSLSDIQSVYSQITCPVLLFWGMESWAPDPEKDERAKPIKTHRLVKVANAGHWVHHDQLELFLRETKKFLAED; this is translated from the coding sequence ATGATTCTGGTCCACGGCGGATTGGATCACGCGCGAAACTGGGATTGGGTGGCGCGCGAACTATGCGGCGATTTTCACGTTTACGCGCACGATCTGCGCGGCCACGGCAACAGCCAGCAGGCGCATGGCGCGCTATACACTGTTGCTGAACACGTGCTGGATTTATCGGCGCTGGTGGATGTCATCACGACCAACGACAAATCATCCGAACCGATTTACCTGATTGGCCACAGTTTGGGCGGAGTCATTTCGACGCTTTACACAGGGATTTTTCCGGAGAAAGTCAAAAAGCTGGTTTCGATTGAAGGTCTTGGACCGCCGCCCACGCACAGAGTTTACGATCCGGCGCCCAAACGCATGCGCCGATGGATTGACGAAATCCGCCAGATCGAAAAACGCGAACCGCGCAGCTATCCCGACCTCGAATCCGCCGTGAATCGCATGAAAGAAGCCAACCCGCACCTTTCCGACGAAGTCGCGCGCCATTTGACGTTGCACGGCACAAACTGGAACTCAGACGGTTCGCTCAGTTGGAAGTTCGACAACTTCGCACGACCCTTTCCGCCCTTTGGCTACAGTCTGTCTGATATTCAGTCCGTGTACAGCCAAATTACTTGCCCAGTTTTATTATTTTGGGGAATGGAAAGCTGGGCGCCCGACCCGGAAAAAGACGAGCGAGCCAAACCGATCAAAACCCATCGGCTGGTGAAAGTGGCGAACGCAGGTCACTGGGTTCACCACGATCAACTGGAACTGTTTTTGAGGGAAACGAAGAAATTTCTGGCTGAAGACTAA
- a CDS encoding SUMF1/EgtB/PvdO family nonheme iron enzyme, protein MNTIERQERIKQLYGEALERDATGRAAFLAEVCGDDFELRRELESLLGFEAEAANFIETPAVELAAELLAEEVAESKAGRLIGSYRILSKLGAGGMGEVWLAEDLRLKRKVALKLLPAPFIADTERVRRFEREARAASALNHPNILTIHEIGQTQDFGGSTHFIATEFVEGQTLRQRLQQAKLSVGEALDIAAQIASALAAAHAAGIVHRDIKPENVMLRPDGYVKVLDFGLARITQRSAGTDVSRAPTQSAQTDPGLILGTVGYMSPEQVRGEELDARTDIFSLGVVLYEMLAGSRPFKGATTADAIAALLEREPPPLSANLSEVPAQLQQIVSRALKKDRSARYPQCEELFNDLKSLREELSFEERLRSKGRQRVSSSQSSKKAFDYGLALKRNWVPLLILTGISVFAMIIGGNAYLRLLALSWEQKQLPLIEKMANEGRYFEAYGLAQQAKWHLPNNERLAKLMPVISDSISVISEPAGARVYLKRFTADEAAPRQLIGTTPISKLPIARGEYLMTVEKDGFVPFERTISSVLMLSGNAMVPPDDPSDFKIKLIEAAKSPDRMVFIPGGSYKLASRTRLTELSVKLDDYFMDKYEVTNREFKEFISAGGYFKPELWKQPFVKDGRRLTFDEAMQEFRDRTGLPGPRSWSGQNFPEGKADHPVTDITWHEAAAYAAFRGKQLPSVFQWEKAARNGLFIYNSGYALPWGAMEFGGTVVGHANFNSSGTVPVNSFPFGASPFGCYQMAGNVSEWCASEVTDGFTIAGGSWKDLFYVFTDFGVLPSFHSSDRIGFRCALNAPGAKGDQGPAKIDTTRQIPSYTPSSEASFQASLSHYRYDHLPLEPQIVETIETADWRREKITFLGGNDDRAIGYLYLPKTARPPFQVIQFVPAGDVYGNFNTMPESVEMQVAPFIKSGRAIWAVVFKGFKEREQPAGYISPRYATVKRREVVVANATDLSRGLDYLASRKDLDVNRLAFYGYSQGAQEGLIYSAVENRYRAAVFVAGGISPGSEDWIAEARPSDFASHIRAPKLLLNGRYDEVSPLRTHVEPLFKLLREPKRMQLYDAGHTPPLEIIVPAINGWLDETLGKVVR, encoded by the coding sequence TTGAACACGATTGAAAGGCAGGAGCGGATCAAACAGCTTTATGGCGAAGCGCTGGAACGCGACGCCACGGGGCGCGCCGCTTTTCTGGCCGAAGTTTGCGGCGATGATTTCGAACTGCGCCGCGAACTGGAATCGTTGTTAGGCTTTGAAGCCGAAGCGGCGAATTTTATCGAAACGCCCGCCGTTGAGCTTGCCGCCGAACTGCTGGCCGAAGAGGTCGCCGAATCCAAAGCCGGGCGATTGATCGGCTCTTACAGGATTCTTTCAAAGCTCGGCGCGGGCGGAATGGGCGAAGTCTGGTTGGCCGAAGATTTGCGGCTCAAACGAAAGGTCGCACTCAAGCTATTGCCCGCTCCATTTATCGCCGACACTGAACGCGTTCGACGCTTTGAGCGCGAAGCCCGCGCGGCTTCGGCGCTCAATCATCCGAACATTCTGACCATTCACGAAATCGGCCAGACGCAAGATTTTGGCGGCAGCACACACTTTATCGCCACCGAATTTGTCGAAGGCCAGACGCTGCGCCAGCGATTGCAACAAGCAAAGCTCAGCGTCGGCGAAGCTCTGGACATTGCCGCACAAATTGCCAGCGCGCTGGCGGCTGCACACGCAGCGGGAATCGTTCACCGGGACATCAAGCCGGAAAACGTGATGCTTCGTCCCGACGGATACGTGAAGGTGCTGGATTTCGGTTTGGCCAGAATCACGCAGCGCAGTGCCGGAACTGACGTCAGTCGCGCGCCGACGCAATCGGCGCAAACGGATCCGGGGTTGATTCTGGGAACTGTCGGGTACATGTCGCCGGAACAGGTTCGCGGCGAAGAGCTGGACGCGCGCACGGACATTTTCAGTTTGGGTGTCGTGCTCTATGAAATGCTCGCCGGAAGTCGCCCGTTCAAAGGCGCGACGACCGCAGACGCAATTGCAGCCTTGCTGGAACGCGAACCGCCGCCACTTTCGGCCAATCTGTCGGAAGTTCCGGCGCAATTGCAGCAGATCGTCAGCCGGGCGTTGAAGAAAGATCGCTCGGCGCGTTACCCGCAATGCGAGGAATTGTTTAACGACCTGAAATCACTGCGCGAAGAATTGAGTTTTGAAGAACGGCTTCGCAGCAAAGGTCGGCAGAGAGTTTCTAGCAGCCAGTCATCAAAGAAAGCTTTCGATTACGGCTTGGCACTCAAACGCAACTGGGTTCCACTTCTGATTCTGACTGGCATATCGGTTTTTGCGATGATCATTGGTGGTAACGCTTACTTGCGTCTGCTGGCGCTGTCTTGGGAGCAAAAGCAATTACCTTTGATCGAAAAAATGGCGAATGAAGGGCGTTACTTCGAAGCATACGGACTGGCGCAACAGGCAAAGTGGCATTTGCCCAACAACGAACGGCTGGCGAAACTGATGCCTGTAATTTCGGACAGCATCTCAGTGATTTCAGAACCAGCGGGTGCTCGTGTCTATCTGAAACGGTTCACGGCAGATGAAGCTGCTCCACGCCAATTGATCGGCACGACTCCGATTTCAAAGCTGCCCATCGCGCGCGGCGAATACCTGATGACGGTGGAAAAAGACGGCTTCGTGCCGTTTGAGCGGACGATTTCCAGTGTTTTGATGTTGTCCGGAAACGCGATGGTTCCGCCCGATGATCCTAGCGATTTCAAAATCAAGCTGATCGAAGCGGCCAAATCGCCGGATCGAATGGTTTTCATTCCCGGTGGGTCATATAAGCTGGCCAGCCGCACGCGGCTGACCGAACTAAGCGTCAAGCTCGATGATTACTTCATGGACAAATACGAAGTCACCAACCGCGAATTCAAAGAGTTCATTTCGGCGGGCGGGTACTTCAAGCCGGAATTGTGGAAACAGCCGTTCGTCAAAGATGGGCGCAGGCTGACGTTTGACGAGGCGATGCAGGAATTCCGCGACCGCACCGGGTTGCCGGGGCCGCGTTCGTGGTCGGGGCAAAACTTTCCCGAAGGCAAAGCCGATCATCCCGTGACCGACATCACCTGGCATGAAGCGGCGGCTTATGCGGCGTTTCGCGGCAAACAACTGCCCAGCGTCTTTCAGTGGGAAAAAGCCGCGCGCAACGGACTGTTCATTTACAACTCCGGCTACGCGCTGCCGTGGGGAGCGATGGAATTCGGCGGAACCGTCGTCGGCCACGCCAATTTCAACAGCAGCGGAACCGTGCCGGTCAACAGTTTTCCCTTCGGAGCCAGCCCGTTTGGTTGTTACCAAATGGCTGGGAACGTTTCCGAATGGTGCGCCAGCGAAGTTACTGACGGATTCACCATCGCAGGTGGATCCTGGAAAGATTTGTTTTACGTTTTTACTGACTTCGGTGTGTTGCCGAGCTTTCACAGTTCCGACCGCATTGGATTTCGCTGCGCCCTGAACGCACCCGGCGCGAAAGGCGACCAAGGGCCGGCAAAGATTGACACTACACGCCAGATCCCCAGCTACACGCCAAGCAGTGAAGCGAGTTTTCAAGCTTCGCTGAGCCATTACCGCTACGACCATTTGCCATTGGAACCGCAAATCGTTGAAACAATTGAAACCGCCGACTGGAGACGCGAGAAAATCACCTTTTTGGGCGGCAATGACGACCGCGCCATCGGGTACCTGTATTTGCCGAAAACTGCTCGTCCGCCTTTTCAAGTGATTCAATTCGTTCCCGCCGGTGACGTGTACGGCAATTTCAACACCATGCCGGAATCGGTGGAAATGCAGGTTGCGCCATTTATCAAATCTGGACGCGCGATCTGGGCGGTTGTGTTCAAAGGGTTCAAAGAGCGCGAACAGCCTGCTGGTTATATTTCGCCCCGATACGCCACGGTCAAACGTCGCGAAGTCGTTGTTGCCAATGCCACTGATCTCAGCCGAGGATTGGATTATCTCGCCTCGCGCAAAGACTTGGATGTAAACCGATTGGCGTTTTACGGGTACAGCCAGGGCGCGCAGGAAGGCCTGATTTATTCTGCCGTTGAAAACCGTTACCGTGCGGCGGTGTTTGTCGCAGGCGGCATTTCGCCGGGCAGCGAAGATTGGATTGCCGAAGCTCGGCCGTCAGATTTCGCGTCGCATATTCGCGCGCCGAAACTATTGCTCAACGGTCGTTACGACGAAGTCAGCCCGCTGCGAACGCACGTCGAGCCGTTGTTCAAACTTCTGCGTGAACCGAAACGTATGCAGCTTTATGATGCTGGTCATACGCCGCCGCTGGAAATCATCGTGCCGGCGATCAATGGCTGGCTGGACGAGACGCTGGGGAAAGTGGTTCGATAG
- a CDS encoding sigma-70 family RNA polymerase sigma factor: METTSGKNVTQLLEAWNKGDESARDELLPLVYQELHKLAGRYLGRERTGHTLQTTALVHEAYLRLVDQKDAQWQNRAHFFAVAATQMRRVLVDYARSRHMAKRGGGAQQVELDEALVVSDERAADVVALDDALKALAQFDERKSSMVELRFFGGLSIEETAEVLGVSPGTVMRDWTLAKAWLQREIEK, translated from the coding sequence ATGGAAACGACCTCCGGGAAAAATGTGACGCAGTTGTTGGAAGCCTGGAACAAGGGCGACGAATCTGCGCGAGATGAATTGTTGCCACTGGTGTATCAGGAATTGCATAAACTGGCCGGGCGTTATCTGGGCCGGGAACGAACCGGGCACACGCTGCAAACGACCGCGCTGGTTCACGAAGCATACTTGCGATTAGTAGACCAAAAAGACGCGCAATGGCAGAACCGCGCGCACTTTTTTGCCGTTGCGGCGACGCAGATGCGCCGGGTTCTGGTGGATTACGCGCGCAGCCGCCACATGGCCAAACGCGGTGGCGGCGCGCAGCAAGTGGAATTGGACGAAGCGCTGGTGGTTTCCGACGAACGCGCGGCGGATGTGGTAGCGCTGGATGATGCGCTCAAAGCTCTGGCCCAATTCGACGAACGCAAAAGCAGCATGGTCGAGCTTCGGTTTTTCGGCGGCCTGAGCATCGAAGAAACCGCCGAAGTGTTGGGCGTATCGCCCGGCACGGTGATGCGCGACTGGACGCTGGCCAAAGCCTGGCTGCAACGGGAAATCGAAAAATAA
- a CDS encoding sigma-70 family RNA polymerase sigma factor, translated as MATTSQEQVTELLLAWGQGDESALERLVPMVYGELHRLAHRYLGGERQGHLLQTTALVNEVYLRLVDSRRVQWQNRAHFFAVSAQLMRRVLVDFARSRNYQKRGGDAVQVSLHEDLAGSTERGADLVALDDALTAMAKTDERASRVVELRFFGGLSIEETAEALKISQETVKRDWTWAKAWLLRELSGETS; from the coding sequence ATGGCCACTACCTCACAAGAACAAGTCACAGAATTGCTGCTCGCCTGGGGACAAGGAGATGAGTCGGCGCTGGAACGGTTGGTGCCGATGGTATACGGCGAATTGCACCGGCTGGCGCATCGGTATCTGGGCGGCGAGCGGCAAGGCCATCTGCTGCAAACCACCGCATTGGTCAATGAAGTCTATTTGCGGCTGGTGGATTCACGCCGTGTGCAATGGCAAAACCGCGCGCATTTTTTCGCCGTCTCGGCGCAGTTGATGCGACGCGTGCTGGTAGATTTCGCCCGCTCGCGCAATTACCAAAAACGCGGTGGTGACGCCGTGCAGGTTTCCTTGCATGAGGACCTGGCCGGTTCCACCGAGCGCGGAGCCGATCTGGTGGCGCTCGATGACGCTTTAACCGCGATGGCGAAAACCGATGAACGCGCCAGTCGCGTAGTCGAGTTACGATTCTTTGGAGGCTTGAGCATCGAAGAAACCGCCGAAGCTCTGAAAATTTCGCAGGAAACCGTCAAACGCGATTGGACTTGGGCAAAGGCCTGGCTGCTGCGAGAACTCAGCGGAGAAACCTCTTGA
- a CDS encoding PH domain-containing protein — MQFDNFTPPPVFENLGQGQRIFEGRLHPLTLVIGLTRYVRALIPALALLLFGNRWAGLPVVFVTVIGLGGTLIKYFSFRYRIEGNELITQEGLLERRQRNIPLERIQEISVEQGVLHRLLSVVDAKIETGSGHGTEARLSVITRTEAERLRQAVFARAAAIKSNQTAETVQDSSFLAVAPVNAAPESKVIRRLGFKDLVIAGLTSNHLLSALVLVGALWNFADDLLPHSIYERFAKLIVSESKHLAAQSVIAAVAIFLLGLLIIAVVGIVFSVIGSIVLFYGFTFSRRGDDLQRRYGLLTQRSSSLPRRRIQVLEIEEKALRRLFGWATLRADTSGRDRDRKDDNHGRDVLLPILPLKEVNEVLPSLFPDFHDDPSEWRRVSKLAVRRETIEAAILCLILGIPLYVWRGSWLAILPLAVLPLFYLAQALSYRYLGYALGNAYFRTRRGWLGRSTHIVPINKIQAVQLRQTVLDRWWGVASLLVDTAGQAYTGGGPQINNLPLQEARELAKTLARRAAVTEYKW; from the coding sequence ATGCAGTTTGACAATTTCACGCCGCCTCCCGTGTTTGAAAACCTGGGCCAAGGACAACGAATTTTTGAAGGGCGATTGCATCCGCTGACGTTGGTCATTGGATTGACCCGGTACGTCCGTGCGCTGATTCCCGCGCTGGCGTTGCTGTTGTTCGGCAATCGTTGGGCAGGGTTGCCTGTGGTGTTCGTGACGGTGATTGGTTTGGGCGGGACGCTGATCAAATACTTTTCTTTCCGGTATCGAATCGAAGGCAATGAATTGATCACCCAGGAAGGGTTGCTGGAAAGACGGCAGCGCAACATTCCGCTGGAACGCATTCAGGAAATCAGCGTTGAACAGGGCGTGTTGCATCGGTTGCTGAGCGTGGTGGATGCAAAAATCGAAACCGGCAGCGGTCACGGAACAGAAGCGCGATTGTCGGTTATCACGCGCACCGAAGCCGAGCGGTTGCGTCAGGCGGTATTTGCCAGAGCCGCAGCGATTAAATCCAATCAAACCGCCGAGACCGTTCAGGATAGTTCTTTTCTGGCGGTTGCTCCTGTCAATGCCGCACCGGAATCGAAGGTCATTCGCCGCCTTGGCTTCAAGGATTTGGTGATTGCCGGACTGACGTCCAATCATTTGCTGTCGGCGCTGGTGCTGGTTGGGGCGCTTTGGAACTTTGCCGATGATTTGTTGCCGCATTCGATTTACGAACGGTTCGCCAAGCTCATCGTCAGTGAAAGCAAACACCTGGCGGCGCAGAGCGTCATTGCCGCAGTAGCGATTTTCCTGTTGGGATTGTTGATCATCGCCGTCGTCGGAATCGTTTTTTCCGTCATCGGTTCAATCGTGCTGTTTTACGGCTTCACGTTTTCGCGTCGTGGCGATGATTTGCAGCGTCGGTATGGATTGCTGACGCAGCGTTCGTCCAGTCTGCCACGACGACGGATTCAAGTGCTGGAAATTGAGGAAAAAGCGTTACGCAGATTGTTCGGATGGGCGACGCTCAGAGCAGACACTTCCGGGCGAGACCGCGATCGGAAAGACGACAACCACGGGCGAGATGTTTTGCTGCCGATTTTGCCGTTGAAGGAAGTGAATGAAGTGCTGCCGAGTTTGTTTCCTGATTTCCACGATGACCCTTCCGAATGGCGGCGTGTTTCCAAACTGGCGGTTCGCCGCGAAACCATCGAAGCAGCCATCCTTTGTTTGATTCTGGGGATTCCGTTGTACGTCTGGCGAGGCAGTTGGCTGGCAATTTTGCCGCTGGCTGTGCTGCCGCTGTTTTATCTGGCCCAGGCCTTGAGCTATCGCTATCTTGGGTACGCGCTTGGCAACGCGTATTTTCGCACGCGACGCGGCTGGCTCGGACGTTCGACGCACATCGTTCCAATCAATAAGATTCAAGCTGTGCAGCTTCGCCAAACCGTGCTGGATCGTTGGTGGGGAGTCGCCAGTTTGCTGGTGGACACAGCCGGACAAGCCTACACCGGAGGCGGTCCGCAAATTAACAATTTACCGTTGCAGGAAGCCCGCGAATTGGCGAAAACGCTGGCCCGCCGTGCGGCCGTGACCGAATACAAATGGTGA